One part of the Acetoanaerobium sticklandii genome encodes these proteins:
- a CDS encoding glycoside hydrolase family 73 protein → MKKRKRRKKKLPKNFYIFLRFASTGLITISIMMIIIFAGREIASLPEKKRIHDDEIRKENFIEAMLPYAEENQQKYRIFPSITIAQAILESNWGESTLSKNYSNYFGIKSIRETDQRIVFQTNEYIDGKLVQIPGAFRAYDNLAASMAHHGLLVGTADRYKPVVESVTYQEAAKALYACGYSTDPNYPDKLIELIEKYKLYDYDS, encoded by the coding sequence ATGAAAAAAAGAAAAAGAAGAAAAAAAAAGCTACCCAAAAACTTTTATATCTTTTTGAGATTTGCCTCTACCGGCTTAATTACCATATCTATAATGATGATAATTATATTTGCAGGAAGAGAAATCGCAAGCCTTCCTGAAAAAAAACGTATCCACGACGATGAAATAAGAAAAGAGAATTTTATTGAGGCTATGCTTCCCTATGCTGAGGAAAATCAACAGAAGTACAGAATATTTCCAAGCATAACCATAGCTCAAGCAATACTAGAAAGCAATTGGGGGGAATCTACTCTTTCAAAGAACTACAGTAACTATTTCGGAATAAAAAGCATCAGAGAAACTGATCAGAGGATTGTATTTCAAACGAACGAGTATATTGATGGAAAATTAGTTCAAATACCAGGTGCCTTTAGAGCCTATGATAATCTTGCCGCATCCATGGCTCATCATGGACTGCTAGTTGGAACTGCTGATAGGTATAAACCTGTAGTTGAATCCGTCACTTATCAAGAAGCGGCGAAAGCTCTTTATGCTTGTGGCTACTCCACAGACCCAAATTATCCCGATAAGCTCATAGAGCTTATCGAGAAGTATAAATTATATGATTATGATAGCTAA
- a CDS encoding M14 family metallopeptidase, with translation MKSKKVGKLGKAVALIVALLMVVSLAVPAFAQDTKAVSGPVVSMTEPKEVVFEARMSTDTKVSDLKWYFGDKELSAWKKWSMETGDFTAGPFITFTKEPVIENGLLKATISFDRLFDTTDLSQRRPYNIRLKYPEFIGTYELKAVNEAGQQQAKLDVSLVPYESYMSYDQMKAAVADIKNSAKADRFVNLEVYGTTVQGRPMDLGIIAKDKEAVDKYLNETTPMMLENPEKMIADIKANKADYKTVIFMNNIHPDEQPGVDAVVKLFNDYAKEDFIDYATTDENGKKVNKRINVDNLLEDFILVFSFTQNPDGRVANTRANANNLDLNRDNGFQTQPETQAMVAQISKYNPLIFLDYHGFVQEFLIEPCTPPHDPNYETDLLYSTMLELANIMGRAGVENSKYEDYIIPMIDYGTGWDDATSAYTATYAMHHGALGHTIEVPEMNEDSFKAAIHTGYAAADYAINNKDVLMLNKLEYYKRGVEKLDSREADKAIVNAQNEIKGRPRGSNESFFPDYYVIPMGLDAQKNAVAAFDMIAYLERNGVKVHELKSDAGAYKKGDIVVDMAQAKRGYANQVLYSGVDESEWAEMYAEIVTNFPAQRGFDVMEVRDANLFTGKLGDVTISKAPSSSITDADFYLIHNNSLETVKAVNHAIEMGHKVVRADLGQGKEGFAVDKACLEMLVDKHALKFEALDKMPEGKEITSKTVYAPAMSTAYFALEAMGFDVVTDANEADVLVTDSGSLDPELIGTKPMVAIGGSAMAAIGESGKIAGLEVKTTDFYHEGLLKSTNNASSMYSLGYSSDDTMYSSSGTWLEKLPAGFTALSTVKNTGDYFVAGWWPGHEQVKGKVMSTVGMVNGQKTVLYAGNLTNRLHTQYLYRWISNAVYELQ, from the coding sequence ATGAAGAGTAAGAAGGTTGGTAAGCTTGGAAAAGCTGTAGCACTTATCGTAGCATTACTTATGGTAGTATCTCTTGCAGTTCCTGCATTTGCACAGGATACCAAGGCTGTATCTGGACCAGTTGTGTCTATGACTGAGCCGAAGGAAGTGGTTTTTGAGGCAAGGATGTCAACAGATACAAAGGTTTCAGATTTAAAATGGTATTTTGGTGACAAGGAGCTGTCAGCTTGGAAGAAATGGAGTATGGAAACTGGTGATTTCACAGCAGGACCATTTATTACATTTACTAAAGAGCCAGTTATTGAAAATGGTTTACTTAAGGCAACTATTAGTTTTGACAGATTATTTGACACTACGGATTTAAGCCAAAGAAGACCATATAACATCAGACTTAAATATCCTGAGTTCATAGGAACCTACGAGCTTAAAGCTGTAAATGAAGCAGGACAGCAGCAAGCGAAACTCGATGTTTCCCTAGTTCCTTATGAAAGCTATATGAGCTATGACCAGATGAAAGCGGCTGTAGCGGATATAAAAAATTCTGCTAAAGCAGATAGATTTGTAAATCTAGAGGTTTATGGGACTACTGTTCAGGGAAGACCTATGGATTTAGGTATCATAGCAAAAGATAAAGAAGCTGTAGATAAATATCTTAATGAAACTACACCTATGATGCTTGAAAACCCTGAAAAAATGATAGCTGATATCAAAGCAAATAAAGCTGATTACAAAACCGTTATCTTTATGAACAATATCCACCCAGACGAGCAGCCTGGAGTAGACGCAGTGGTGAAGCTATTTAATGACTATGCTAAGGAAGATTTCATTGATTATGCAACTACTGACGAAAATGGTAAGAAAGTAAATAAGAGAATAAATGTAGATAATTTACTTGAGGATTTTATACTAGTATTTAGCTTTACTCAAAATCCAGATGGTAGAGTAGCAAATACTCGTGCAAATGCTAACAACTTGGATTTAAATAGAGATAATGGCTTCCAAACTCAACCTGAGACTCAGGCTATGGTAGCGCAGATTTCTAAGTACAATCCTCTAATATTCTTAGACTATCACGGATTTGTACAGGAGTTTTTAATTGAGCCTTGTACACCACCTCATGACCCTAACTATGAGACAGATTTACTTTACTCTACTATGCTAGAGCTTGCTAATATCATGGGTAGAGCAGGAGTTGAAAACTCTAAATACGAAGATTATATTATTCCTATGATAGACTATGGAACTGGATGGGATGATGCAACTTCAGCCTATACAGCAACTTACGCTATGCATCATGGAGCTCTAGGACATACTATAGAAGTTCCAGAAATGAATGAAGATTCTTTTAAAGCAGCTATCCATACAGGATATGCAGCGGCAGATTATGCAATCAATAACAAAGACGTGCTTATGCTAAACAAACTAGAATACTATAAGCGTGGAGTAGAAAAACTAGATTCAAGAGAAGCTGATAAAGCAATCGTTAATGCTCAAAACGAAATAAAAGGTCGTCCAAGAGGAAGTAACGAAAGCTTCTTCCCTGATTACTATGTAATTCCTATGGGATTAGATGCTCAGAAAAATGCAGTAGCTGCATTTGATATGATAGCATATCTTGAAAGAAATGGAGTTAAGGTTCATGAGCTAAAATCAGATGCTGGAGCTTACAAAAAAGGCGACATAGTAGTAGATATGGCTCAAGCTAAACGTGGCTATGCAAATCAAGTGCTTTATTCTGGAGTAGACGAGTCAGAATGGGCAGAGATGTATGCAGAAATAGTAACTAATTTTCCTGCGCAAAGAGGCTTTGATGTGATGGAAGTTAGAGATGCAAATTTATTCACAGGAAAACTAGGAGATGTAACTATTAGTAAAGCTCCATCAAGCAGTATTACAGATGCTGATTTCTACTTGATTCACAACAATTCACTGGAAACAGTAAAGGCTGTAAACCATGCAATTGAAATGGGACATAAAGTTGTAAGAGCAGATTTAGGACAGGGCAAAGAAGGCTTTGCAGTTGATAAAGCTTGCCTAGAGATGCTAGTTGACAAGCATGCGCTTAAATTTGAAGCTCTTGATAAAATGCCTGAAGGCAAAGAAATAACTTCAAAAACAGTATATGCACCAGCTATGAGTACAGCTTATTTTGCTCTAGAGGCTATGGGCTTTGATGTAGTAACTGATGCGAATGAGGCTGATGTTTTAGTTACGGATTCAGGCTCATTAGATCCAGAGTTAATCGGAACAAAGCCGATGGTAGCTATCGGTGGCTCTGCTATGGCAGCTATAGGCGAAAGTGGAAAGATAGCAGGTTTAGAAGTTAAAACTACCGATTTCTATCACGAAGGTCTACTAAAATCTACAAATAACGCTTCTAGTATGTATAGCCTAGGCTATTCTTCAGATGATACTATGTATAGCTCTTCTGGAACATGGCTAGAAAAATTACCAGCAGGCTTTACGGCATTATCAACTGTTAAAAATACTGGAGATTACTTTGTAGCAGGTTGGTGGCCAGGACATGAACAAGTTAAAGGCAAGGTTATGTCAACAGTAGGAATGGTAAATGGACAAAAAACAGTTCTATATGCTGGAAACCTAACAAATAGACTTCATACTCAGTATCTATATAGATGGATTAGTAATGCAGTTTATGAACTTCAGTAA
- a CDS encoding YfcC family protein: protein MEQNKKKFSMPSAYTILFAIIVVVAILTWIVPAGQYEMTELNGKEVPVPGTYQQVERTPQGIFDIITSPAKGYQDAVDVALFILIIGGFLGVVMKTGAIDAGIAQVTNKLKGKEKIMIPILMVLFGVGGTSYGMAEETIAFYPLLIPVFVAAGYDTVTAVAVILLGAGVGVLGSTVNPFATGIASGFAGVSLGQGIVLRLLILVVGEIAAILYVMRYAEKVRKDPTKSITYATREEDIKHFGAQQEGTSFPELTGKRKLILGLFALTFAIMIYGVIPFEDMGITAIPTLWWWFTELASLFLIMSIIIGLVAGLSEKELIGAFVDGSRDLLGVALIVGLSRGITVVMNAGNMTATVLNLGERTLASTGSVAFTILTYLFYIPMSFLIPSTSGLATLSMPIMAPLGDFAGVARDVVITAYQSASGIVNLITPTSAVVMGGLAIGRVPYDKWLKFVGKFMVIIFLITVAALAIGALGIL from the coding sequence ATGGAACAAAATAAGAAGAAATTTTCTATGCCTTCAGCCTACACTATTTTATTTGCAATTATTGTAGTTGTAGCTATCTTAACATGGATAGTGCCGGCTGGACAGTACGAGATGACAGAGCTAAACGGCAAAGAAGTACCAGTACCAGGAACATATCAGCAGGTTGAAAGAACACCTCAAGGTATATTTGACATAATAACATCTCCAGCAAAAGGTTATCAGGATGCTGTTGACGTTGCATTATTTATTCTAATCATAGGAGGATTCCTAGGAGTAGTAATGAAAACTGGAGCTATCGATGCAGGAATTGCTCAGGTTACAAACAAGCTAAAAGGTAAAGAGAAAATCATGATTCCTATATTGATGGTCCTCTTTGGAGTAGGCGGTACTTCCTATGGTATGGCAGAGGAAACCATAGCCTTTTATCCGCTACTGATACCAGTGTTTGTAGCGGCAGGTTATGATACAGTGACAGCAGTTGCTGTAATACTTCTTGGAGCAGGTGTTGGAGTTTTAGGCTCTACAGTAAACCCTTTTGCTACAGGTATAGCATCTGGATTTGCAGGAGTTTCTCTAGGACAGGGTATAGTGCTTAGATTATTAATTCTAGTAGTAGGAGAAATAGCGGCTATACTTTATGTCATGAGATATGCAGAAAAAGTAAGAAAAGATCCAACTAAATCTATAACTTATGCTACTAGAGAAGAGGATATAAAACATTTTGGAGCTCAGCAAGAAGGAACGTCTTTCCCAGAGCTTACAGGAAAGCGTAAACTGATTCTTGGATTATTCGCTCTTACTTTTGCAATTATGATTTACGGAGTTATTCCTTTTGAAGATATGGGAATCACAGCTATTCCTACTCTTTGGTGGTGGTTTACAGAGCTAGCTTCATTATTCTTAATTATGTCTATAATTATAGGGCTAGTAGCTGGACTAAGCGAAAAGGAATTGATTGGGGCTTTTGTAGATGGCTCTAGGGATTTACTAGGAGTTGCTCTTATAGTTGGTCTATCAAGAGGTATCACAGTAGTTATGAACGCAGGTAATATGACTGCTACAGTGCTTAATTTAGGTGAAAGAACTCTTGCTAGCACAGGAAGCGTAGCCTTTACTATATTGACCTATTTATTCTATATTCCTATGTCATTCCTTATTCCATCGACTTCAGGACTTGCTACACTTTCTATGCCTATCATGGCTCCTTTAGGAGATTTTGCAGGAGTAGCAAGAGATGTAGTAATCACAGCTTATCAGTCAGCATCTGGTATAGTAAACCTCATTACTCCTACTAGTGCTGTTGTTATGGGTGGTCTTGCTATAGGAAGAGTGCCATATGATAAGTGGCTGAAATTCGTAGGAAAATTCATGGTTATAATCTTCCTTATAACTGTGGCTGCACTTGCTATAGGAGCGCTTGGAATATTGTAG
- a CDS encoding FAD:protein FMN transferase gives MKKRLFLFVLLFVFSILTTGCQMKPEQKLISTGPNFFLNSVLDVKILDEGKDIEKINEDITMKVQSLENVLTSKTSSSEVSKINQNAGISPVSVSDETFLVISEGIKYSELADGSFDITVGPLANLWGIGTEAAKVPTEDELKKALSLVGYEKVVLDKNAKTVYLTEKGMALDVGAIAKGYVTDEINSILAKYEVKSAIINLGGNIYARGDKNGSPFSIGIQNPYSEHGDYLGIYRDTDFSMVTSGTYERYFEQDGKKYHHILSTTDGYPVENEIAAVTIISKNSMMADALSTSVFALGTEKGFELIDSLPDSDAIVITKDKKIILSKSMADSFELKNTEFTIEYRD, from the coding sequence ATGAAAAAAAGATTATTTTTATTTGTATTATTATTTGTTTTTTCTATATTAACAACAGGATGCCAAATGAAACCAGAGCAAAAGCTCATATCTACTGGTCCCAATTTCTTTTTGAATTCTGTATTGGATGTAAAGATTTTGGATGAAGGAAAGGATATAGAGAAGATAAACGAAGACATTACAATGAAAGTTCAGAGCCTTGAAAATGTTCTTACTTCAAAAACTTCAAGCAGTGAGGTTTCTAAAATAAATCAAAATGCTGGGATTTCTCCTGTTTCCGTATCAGATGAAACTTTTTTAGTTATATCAGAGGGTATCAAGTATAGCGAGCTAGCTGATGGAAGCTTTGACATCACTGTAGGTCCACTTGCTAATCTCTGGGGTATAGGAACTGAAGCTGCAAAGGTTCCAACTGAAGATGAATTAAAAAAAGCCCTTTCACTTGTAGGATACGAAAAGGTGGTTTTGGATAAAAATGCAAAAACTGTATACCTGACAGAAAAAGGTATGGCTCTTGATGTAGGCGCTATAGCAAAGGGCTATGTAACTGATGAAATAAATAGTATCTTGGCAAAATACGAGGTGAAATCTGCAATTATCAATCTAGGCGGCAATATCTATGCTAGAGGAGATAAAAACGGCAGTCCATTTAGTATAGGTATTCAAAACCCTTACTCTGAGCACGGAGATTATTTAGGTATCTACAGAGATACTGATTTTTCTATGGTTACTTCTGGAACCTATGAGAGATATTTCGAGCAAGATGGTAAAAAATACCACCATATTCTATCAACTACTGACGGCTACCCTGTGGAAAATGAAATAGCCGCTGTTACAATAATTTCTAAAAACTCCATGATGGCAGATGCTTTATCGACTTCTGTTTTTGCTTTAGGAACAGAAAAAGGCTTTGAGCTTATCGACTCTCTGCCTGATTCAGATGCTATAGTTATAACCAAGGATAAGAAAATAATTCTTTCAAAATCAATGGCTGATTCATTTGAATTAAAAAATACTGAGTTTACTATAGAATATAGGGATTAA
- a CDS encoding GspE/PulE family protein, whose translation MPNKKMRLGDILIEAGILTIDQLEDALVLQKQKNKKLGELLIDEKILTEEQILGVLEYQLGIPYVDLNKYYIDPKAPKIISESLAKKHNLIPIGMNRGKLMLAMSDPLDMIATDDIRITTGLELDLVISSKNDIKKAINIYYDSTELAEKAVEEFKSQSDVQEIDDDIEDEDIINAPMVRLVNTIISQAVRSKASDIHIEPFEKNVRIRYRVDGELKEVMSPAKSTHSALVTRIKIMGKMDISEKRIPQDGRVETIIENHAIDMRISVLPTVYGEKIVIRLLDRNAIIVGKEELGFTAHNLELFDKIIKAPEGIILLTGPTGSGKTTTLYTILKELNQINKNIITVEDPVEYRLHGVNQVQVNTKAGLTFASGLRSILRQDPDIVMVGEIRDAETAQIATRAAITGHLVLSTLHTNDTASSISRLIDMGIETYMVSSSVMGIIAQRLVKKICTKCKESYEATDEELHFLGINEKVTLHKGKGCNACSGTGYSGRTAIHEVLVMDREIRNLINEKKSIDEIKDKARSKGLKTLNESCKELVLSGITTMEQLIKITYSVDI comes from the coding sequence ATGCCAAATAAAAAAATGAGACTAGGAGATATTTTAATCGAAGCTGGGATTTTAACTATAGACCAGCTAGAAGATGCTCTTGTACTTCAAAAACAAAAAAATAAAAAGCTCGGAGAGCTTTTAATAGATGAAAAAATTCTAACAGAAGAGCAGATTCTAGGAGTACTTGAATATCAGCTAGGAATTCCTTATGTGGATTTAAATAAATATTACATAGATCCAAAAGCACCAAAGATAATATCAGAATCACTAGCAAAAAAACACAACCTCATACCTATAGGGATGAATAGAGGAAAGCTTATGCTAGCCATGTCAGATCCACTCGACATGATAGCTACGGATGACATTCGTATTACTACGGGGCTTGAGTTAGATTTAGTAATCAGTTCCAAAAATGACATCAAAAAAGCAATAAATATATACTATGACTCTACAGAGCTAGCAGAAAAAGCAGTAGAAGAGTTCAAATCTCAGTCAGATGTTCAAGAAATAGATGACGATATAGAAGATGAAGATATAATAAATGCACCTATGGTTAGACTCGTAAACACAATAATAAGCCAAGCAGTGCGCTCAAAAGCTAGTGATATACATATAGAGCCGTTTGAAAAAAACGTAAGAATCAGATACAGAGTAGATGGAGAACTAAAAGAAGTAATGTCACCGGCAAAATCTACACACTCTGCTCTAGTTACTAGAATAAAAATCATGGGAAAAATGGACATCTCAGAAAAGCGTATCCCACAGGACGGTAGGGTAGAGACCATAATCGAAAACCATGCAATAGATATGAGAATATCTGTACTGCCTACAGTTTATGGAGAAAAAATAGTAATAAGGCTACTAGATAGAAATGCAATAATAGTTGGAAAAGAGGAGCTAGGATTTACAGCTCATAACCTAGAGCTTTTTGACAAGATAATCAAAGCTCCAGAAGGAATAATATTACTTACAGGGCCTACAGGAAGCGGTAAAACCACTACACTGTATACCATATTAAAAGAACTAAACCAAATTAACAAAAACATAATCACAGTGGAAGACCCAGTAGAATATAGACTTCATGGAGTCAATCAAGTACAGGTCAACACCAAGGCAGGACTTACTTTTGCATCAGGTCTTAGATCTATATTAAGACAGGATCCAGATATAGTAATGGTAGGAGAGATAAGAGATGCTGAGACTGCGCAAATAGCGACTAGAGCAGCGATAACAGGTCACCTTGTGCTCTCAACTCTGCATACCAATGACACAGCTAGCTCTATATCAAGACTGATAGACATGGGGATAGAAACCTACATGGTATCCTCATCAGTTATGGGAATCATAGCTCAAAGACTAGTAAAAAAAATCTGTACCAAATGTAAGGAATCATATGAGGCAACAGATGAAGAACTTCATTTTCTAGGAATAAATGAAAAAGTAACTCTTCATAAAGGAAAGGGATGTAATGCCTGCTCAGGCACTGGATACTCTGGAAGAACTGCCATTCATGAAGTGCTAGTAATGGATAGAGAAATAAGAAATCTAATCAATGAAAAGAAAAGTATAGATGAAATTAAAGATAAAGCTAGAAGCAAGGGACTAAAGACACTGAATGAATCTTGCAAAGAGCTAGTGCTTTCTGGAATCACCACTATGGAGCAGCTAATAAAAATTACCTATAGTGTCGATATATAA
- a CDS encoding type IV pilus twitching motility protein PilT has product MNVLELLDKAISENASDIHITVGLPPIMRVNGALIKMQETPCTPRDSLNIVNQMLKSKQRDELEEKGEIDFSYSEQSIGRFRANIYKQRGSYGVALRVVPMYVPTIEGLNLPPILKDLSMKQRGLILVTGPTGSGKSTTLAAMINHMNNNRGSHVITIEDPIEYLHRHNKCMINQREIGNDTKTFSNALRAALRQDPDVILVGEMRDLETISTAITAAETGHLVLSTLHTVGATKTTDRIIDVFPPYQQQQIRTQLASVLEGIISQQIIPRADGNGRVAAFELLIATPAVRNLIREGKTHQLMTSLETGSKFGMNTMDSALIKLYKDGVIDNENLRKYAVDIDMINKQIGYY; this is encoded by the coding sequence GTGAATGTTTTAGAGTTACTAGATAAAGCCATAAGCGAAAATGCTTCTGATATTCACATTACAGTAGGACTACCTCCTATAATGAGGGTGAACGGAGCACTTATCAAGATGCAAGAAACTCCATGCACCCCTAGAGATAGCCTAAACATAGTAAATCAAATGCTAAAAAGCAAGCAAAGAGACGAGCTTGAAGAAAAAGGAGAGATAGATTTTTCCTACTCTGAGCAAAGTATAGGAAGGTTTAGAGCTAATATTTACAAACAAAGAGGAAGCTATGGTGTAGCACTTAGAGTAGTACCTATGTATGTGCCTACTATAGAGGGATTAAATCTTCCACCAATACTAAAGGATTTATCTATGAAGCAAAGAGGATTAATACTAGTTACTGGACCTACAGGAAGTGGTAAATCAACTACACTAGCAGCAATGATAAATCATATGAATAACAATAGAGGCTCTCATGTCATAACGATAGAGGATCCTATTGAGTATCTTCATAGACATAATAAGTGCATGATAAATCAAAGAGAAATAGGGAATGACACAAAAACATTTTCAAATGCACTAAGAGCCGCTCTAAGGCAAGATCCAGATGTAATACTAGTAGGCGAGATGAGAGACCTAGAAACCATATCTACAGCTATAACAGCTGCAGAAACAGGTCACTTAGTACTATCAACTCTACATACAGTAGGAGCAACAAAAACCACTGACCGTATCATAGACGTATTTCCGCCATATCAGCAGCAACAGATACGCACTCAGCTAGCATCAGTACTAGAGGGAATCATATCTCAGCAGATTATACCTAGAGCTGATGGAAACGGAAGAGTAGCGGCATTTGAACTACTAATAGCTACACCAGCTGTTAGAAACTTAATCAGAGAGGGCAAAACTCATCAACTGATGACCTCGCTAGAAACTGGTTCGAAATTTGGTATGAACACCATGGATTCAGCTCTTATCAAGCTGTATAAAGATGGTGTAATAGACAATGAAAACCTTAGAAAATATGCAGTTGATATAGATATGATAAACAAGCAGATAGGCTACTACTAA
- a CDS encoding type II secretion system F family protein: MATSFKYKAVDASGRVVEYTHQANTKEEVLKMIREKGFTPIRIQAEEQKSKDVGDMSLFQSRVKIKDISVFCKQLYTMLNAGMPLSNALDVLGDQTENKVLRRTVKEVYSEVQTGLILSQAMKKHKKVFPNLLITMVEAGEMTGNLDNVLAKMSEHYEKENKINSKIKGAMVYPAILSVAAVGVVIFLLTFIMPTFTEMFTSSGVELPGPTKLLMSISDALKNYWYIFIAVIGTIIVLFRGYIKTSAGKRQYDTLKLRIPVIGTSVTKIATSRFTRTLSTLMASGIPIVPAMEAAANVTNNQVVIDGMNKVIEDVKKGLSISFLLKSMHFFPPMVISMVGIGEESGSLEEMLSKTADYYDEELDASIQKMLSLLEPMLILFMGVIVGFIVISMMLPIFDLSSTVQ, encoded by the coding sequence TTGGCGACTAGTTTTAAATACAAAGCAGTAGATGCTTCGGGTAGAGTAGTGGAATATACTCATCAAGCAAATACAAAAGAAGAAGTTCTTAAGATGATAAGAGAAAAAGGCTTCACTCCTATAAGAATTCAGGCAGAAGAGCAAAAATCAAAGGATGTAGGAGATATGAGTCTGTTTCAAAGTAGAGTAAAAATAAAAGACATTTCAGTATTTTGTAAACAGCTATACACTATGCTAAACGCGGGTATGCCACTTTCAAACGCACTAGATGTGCTAGGTGACCAGACTGAAAACAAAGTACTTAGAAGAACAGTAAAAGAAGTATATTCAGAAGTGCAAACTGGACTTATCCTATCACAAGCTATGAAAAAGCATAAGAAAGTATTCCCAAATCTTTTAATAACCATGGTAGAAGCTGGAGAGATGACAGGAAACCTAGACAACGTGCTCGCCAAAATGTCAGAGCATTATGAAAAAGAGAATAAAATAAATTCAAAAATAAAAGGAGCTATGGTATATCCAGCTATCCTAAGCGTGGCAGCTGTCGGAGTAGTAATCTTTCTACTCACTTTCATAATGCCAACATTTACAGAGATGTTTACATCGTCTGGAGTAGAGCTACCAGGGCCAACTAAGCTACTTATGAGCATAAGTGACGCACTTAAAAATTACTGGTATATATTCATAGCTGTAATAGGTACAATAATAGTTCTGTTTAGGGGATATATAAAGACTTCCGCAGGGAAAAGACAATATGACACACTAAAACTTAGGATTCCTGTAATAGGCACCTCAGTTACAAAAATAGCTACATCTAGATTTACTAGAACTCTATCTACACTTATGGCAAGTGGTATTCCTATAGTGCCAGCTATGGAAGCCGCAGCAAATGTAACAAACAATCAAGTGGTAATAGATGGAATGAACAAAGTAATAGAGGATGTAAAAAAGGGACTGAGCATAAGCTTTTTGTTAAAAAGCATGCACTTCTTTCCTCCTATGGTTATATCTATGGTAGGAATAGGAGAAGAATCAGGCTCCCTAGAAGAAATGCTCTCAAAAACTGCTGACTACTATGATGAAGAGCTAGATGCTTCTATTCAGAAAATGCTTTCGTTACTAGAACCTATGCTCATACTTTTTATGGGTGTTATAGTTGGTTTTATCGTTATTTCTATGATGCTGCCGATTTTTGATTTATCATCTACGGTGCAGTAA
- a CDS encoding type II secretion system protein, whose product MMEKMRNKKKKGFTLIELIVVIVILGILAAIAIPRLGGFTDTANKATAEAEARTVITALSTIYAEDPTTTTDTAIEGYTEATTAVTDLTGKLNGTFTVTDSTNGSIDMTYVFKGWTVTITDSAIVSTSK is encoded by the coding sequence ATGATGGAAAAAATGAGAAACAAAAAGAAGAAAGGTTTTACTCTTATTGAACTTATTGTAGTAATTGTAATTTTGGGGATTTTGGCTGCGATAGCGATTCCTAGATTAGGAGGGTTTACAGACACTGCAAATAAAGCAACTGCTGAAGCAGAAGCTAGAACTGTTATAACTGCATTATCTACAATTTATGCAGAAGATCCAACTACTACTACTGATACAGCAATTGAAGGGTATACAGAGGCAACAACAGCAGTTACAGATTTAACAGGAAAACTAAATGGAACATTTACTGTTACAGATAGCACTAATGGATCCATTGACATGACATATGTTTTCAAAGGATGGACTGTAACCATCACTGATAGTGCTATTGTATCCACCTCAAAATAA
- a CDS encoding type IV pilus modification PilV family protein, with translation MKNRKGVSLIWVIIALVFVSIMTMSISTIAQSNILQAKRQDDTLQAYYIARSGAELTYEALITSSPSLLIPFTSSSNSGNTHTLTQNNIVIGEGNADIKVTSYNIDTVKRIKIESTGKLNNVTKTIYLEFDASTYGDIRWIY, from the coding sequence ATGAAAAATAGAAAAGGAGTTAGCTTAATTTGGGTTATCATAGCATTAGTCTTTGTAAGCATAATGACTATGTCTATCTCAACGATAGCTCAATCAAATATACTTCAAGCAAAAAGACAAGATGATACACTTCAAGCATATTATATAGCGAGATCTGGAGCAGAGCTAACTTATGAAGCATTGATTACATCTAGCCCTAGTTTGCTTATTCCATTTACTTCCTCGAGTAATTCTGGAAACACACATACACTTACACAGAACAATATAGTAATAGGAGAAGGAAATGCAGATATTAAAGTAACCTCATATAACATAGACACTGTTAAGAGAATAAAAATAGAATCGACAGGTAAATTAAACAACGTAACAAAGACAATTTATTTAGAATTTGACGCTAGTACATATGGAGATATAAGGTGGATATATTGA